From the Limanda limanda chromosome 2, fLimLim1.1, whole genome shotgun sequence genome, one window contains:
- the LOC133018530 gene encoding cilia- and flagella-associated protein 52-like yields MAEKTQGVTKLELEAVIGFNGHVFSGLNVHPDKEHLIYPLGSTVILKSLTDGKLEFLHGHTNNISCISVSKSGLYIATGQVNFMGFEAPIIIWDYKQRTIHAQLNLHKTKVEALSFSPNDKYLVSLGGQDDGRIFLWEVETKQFMCGSPASANCSGHCFTLQYSNTNDHVFVSAGNETLRVWELNLTNRKITATECQAGKLRRMVKCIEISEDDQFIFCGTSSGDIMKINLNSMHLSDCGPVKTKYELGVSVLKILESGDLLLGSGSGTITLCSSADFQILKSVEVEKGVTSIALSGEDDHFYVGTEAARMYRISYMDFNAELLSSSHTSAVKDITIFNGTSELFGTCAEQDIKLWHIDNPKELLCITVPNKTCNAMDFMANGQSIISAWDDGAIRVFGPESGRLILIIHNAHKKGVTAIAGTRSCKRIVSGGGDGKMRVWELEKQGHQLLETMTKHKGAVTCIQIKCDDSECVSVSTDGSCIIWDLERFMSLQVMATNTICKAVCYHPEEHQIITSGTDRKVAYWDVYEGATIREVEGSQSGPINAMSISQDGKHFVTGGEDKLVKVWDYMEGTVTHVGVAHGVTITSIKMCSNNRTLVSTSADGAVLRWKFPHPSSSKCDTT; encoded by the exons ATGGCTGAAAAAACACAAGGAGTCACTAAACTTGAACTGGAGGCTGTTATTGGCTTCAATG GACACGTGTTTTCTGGCTTGAACGTACACCCAGACAAAGAGCACCTCATCTATCCTCTGGGATCCACGGTCATTCTGAAGAGTCTCACAGACGGCAAGCTGGAGTTCCTCCATGGGCACACAAACAATATATCCTGTATTTCAGTGTCCAAGAGTGGATTGTATATTGCCACTGGACAGGTCAACTTCATGGGCTTTGAG GCTCCAATTATTATCTGGGACTATAAACAGCGAACAATCCATGCCCAGCTGAACCTCCACAAGACGAAGGTAGAGGCGTTGTCTTTCTCTCCGAATGACAAGTACCTGGTGTCCCTCGGGGGTCAGGATGATGGCCG cATATTCCTTTGGGAAGTTGAGACCAAGCAGTTCATGTGTGGAAGCCCAGCCTCAGCTAACTGTTCTGGTCACTGCTTCACTCTTCAGTACTCGAATACCAACGACCACGTCTTTGTTTCAGCTGGAAA cgaAACACTGCGAGTCTGGGAGCTGAACCTCACCAACCGGAAGATCACAGCCACAGAGTGTCAGGCAGGAAAGCTCAGGAGGATGGTGAAGTGCATAGAG ATCTCAGAGGACGATCAGTTCATTTTCTGTGGCACAAGCAGTGGAGACATAATGAAAATCAACCTGAATTCGATGCACCTGAGTGACTGTGGTCCAGTTAAAACAAAATACGAACTG GGTGTCAGTGTCCTGAAAATACTGGAGTCCGGGGACCTACTTCTCGGATCTGGATCTGGTACCATCACTCTGTGTTCCAGTGCTGACTTCCAAATTCTCAA GAGTGTTGAGGTGGAAAAGGGGGTGACCTCCATTGCTTTAAGCGGAGAAGACGACCATTTCTATGTTGGGACAGAGGCTGCTCGGATGTACCGCATCAGTTACATGGACTTCAATGCTGAACTATTGTCCAGCAGCCACACGAGTGCTGTCAAGGACATAACCATTTTTAA TGGAACCTCTGAATTATTTGGAACCTGTGCTGAGCAGGACATCAAGCTGTGGCACATTGACAACCCCAAAGAGCTGCTGTGCATAACTGTACCCAACAAGACCTGCAATGCCATGGACTTCATGGCTAATGGTCAAAGCATCATTAGTG CATGGGACGATGGTGCGATTCGTGTGTTTGGGCCAGAAAGCGGTCGGCTCATACTCATCATTCACAATGCTCACAAAAAGGGGGTGACAGCCATCGCTGGCACCAGGTCCTGCAAGAGGATCGTCAGTGGAGGGGGAGATGGAAAG ATGCGTGTGTGGGAGCTGGAGAAACAAGGCCATCAACTGCTGGAGACCATGACAAAGCACAAAGGCGCTGTGACTTGTATCCAAATCAAGTGCGACGACAgtgagtgtgtctctgtcagCACTGATGGTTCCTGCATCATATGGGACCTTGA GCGATTCATGAGTCTTCAGGTGATGGCCACCAACACGATATGTAAGGCAGTGTGCTACCACCCAGAGGAACACCAGATCATTACCAGTGGCACGGACAGAAAG gtTGCCTACTGGGACGTGTACGAAGGTGCGACCATAAGAGAAGTGGAGGGCTCCCAGTCTGGGCCCATTAACGCCATGAGCATTTCCCAGGACGGCAAACACTTTGTAACGG GTGGAGAAGACAAGCTGGTGAAGGTGTGGGACTACATGGAAGGCACAGTGACACACGTGGGGGTAGCTCATGGTGTCACTATCACCAGCATCAAGATGTGCTCCAACAACCGCACCTTAGTCAGCACCAGCGCAGACGGAGCCGTTCTCCGCTGGAAGTTCCCTCATCCGTCGTCCTCCAAATGTGACACTACATGA